In the genome of Calliopsis andreniformis isolate RMS-2024a chromosome 10, iyCalAndr_principal, whole genome shotgun sequence, one region contains:
- the LOC143184591 gene encoding defensin-2-like, giving the protein MKLLTVFGIFVIVNYVSSATIPVIYDGPIYERKPTEGGEILVEIDVSTTESAPTREARVTCDVLSVSTGWLSLNHSACAVKCIAKRKKGGYCENGNCICRN; this is encoded by the exons ATGAAGCTTCTCACTGTTTTTGGCATCTTCGTTATCGTCAATTACGTTTCCAGTGCGACAATTCCTGTTATCTACGATGGACCAATTTATGAACGAA aACCAACTGAAGGGGGTGAAATCTTGGTAGAAATCGATGTTAGTACGACAGAATCGGCACCTACTCGAGAGGCCAGAGTAACATGCGATGTCCTCTCTGTGAGCACAGGCTGGCTGAGTCTAAACCATAGTGCTTGTGCTGTGAAATGCATCGCGAAACGTAAAAAAGGTGGTTATTGCGAGAATGGCAATTGCATCTGCAGGAATTAA
- the LOC143184498 gene encoding defensin-2-like: MKLLAVLCIFALIVYTSALSAPHAVYDGPVYEMKRIDDGVAVKRMAEPDELDVVDDTDLSRPRRVTCDLLSFASKWLSVNHSACAFRCLTQRRRGGRCQNGVCVCR; this comes from the exons ATGAAGCTCCTCGCTGTTCTCTGCATTTTCGCCCTGATCGTTTACACCTCGGCTCTAAGTGCCCCGCATGCTGTCTACGATGGACCAGTTTACGAAATGA AACGTATCGATGACGGTGTCGCCGTGAAACGAATGGCGGAGCCAGACGAATTGGACGTCGTAGATGACACTGACTTATCCCGACCACGAAGGGTGACGTGTGATCTTCTTTCTTTTGCATCCAAGTGGTTGAGCGTCAATCATTCTGCCTGCGCGTTCAGATGCCTTACTCAACGTCGCAGAGGTGGTAGGTGCCAAAATGGTGTCTGCGTTTGTCGTTAA